In Geothermobacter hydrogeniphilus, a single window of DNA contains:
- a CDS encoding amino acid ABC transporter ATP-binding protein: protein MIKASNVTKIFTGRGQVVRAVDGVSAEIAPGEVVVIIGPSGSGKSTFLRCLNGLEQFSDGHIVIDGVDLADKKTDINKVRREVGMVFQQFNLFPHKTVLHNITLAQKIVRKRTLKEAEEKARQLLVKVGIGEKESEYPSRLSGGQQQRVAIARALAMDPKVMLFDEPTSALDPEMVGEVLDVMKQLAKEGMTMVVVTHEMGFAREVADRVLFMDAGKLVEEGTPEQIFSNPQHERTQLFLSQIL, encoded by the coding sequence GTGATTAAAGCCAGCAACGTTACCAAGATATTCACCGGCCGCGGGCAGGTGGTCCGCGCCGTCGACGGTGTCAGTGCCGAAATCGCCCCCGGCGAAGTGGTGGTCATCATCGGCCCTTCGGGATCGGGAAAATCGACTTTCCTGCGCTGCCTGAATGGACTGGAACAGTTCAGTGACGGCCATATCGTCATCGACGGTGTCGATCTGGCGGACAAGAAAACAGATATCAACAAGGTCCGCCGCGAAGTCGGCATGGTCTTCCAGCAGTTCAACCTCTTCCCCCACAAGACGGTGCTGCACAACATCACCCTGGCGCAGAAAATCGTCCGCAAACGGACGCTGAAAGAAGCGGAGGAAAAAGCCCGCCAGCTGCTGGTCAAGGTCGGTATCGGCGAGAAGGAGTCCGAGTACCCCAGTCGCCTCTCCGGCGGTCAGCAGCAGCGCGTCGCTATCGCCCGCGCCCTGGCCATGGACCCGAAGGTGATGCTGTTCGACGAACCGACCAGCGCCCTCGACCCGGAAATGGTCGGCGAGGTGCTTGACGTCATGAAACAACTGGCCAAAGAGGGAATGACCATGGTCGTGGTCACCCACGAGATGGGTTTCGCCCGCGAGGTCGCCGACCGGGTGCTGTTCATGGATGCCGGCAAACTGGTCGAAGAAGGCACCCCCGAACAGATCTTCAGCAACCCGCAGCATGAGCGCACCCAGCTCTTTCTGAGCCAGATATTGTAA
- a CDS encoding amino acid ABC transporter permease — translation MNPDNKTWRAKLLLAVILFGMAAGLYGATLKIDYTWRWNRVPQYFVYNNEELHKAPFDGRVGKITRQGETAVIELIGDAGEKDRVTVDADTVEVSEDDLLFEGDTLGATHQWRLGPLTLGLWTTLWISFFAGIIGMVLGLITGLCRISRNATLRGLAVTYVELVRGTPLLVQIFIFYFFVGTVLNLDRIVAGIAALAIFAGAYVAEIIRAGIQSIPKGQTEAARSLGMTATQNMIHIVLPQAFKRTLPPLAGQFISLIKDSSLVSVIAITDLTKSGREVITSTFATFEIWFTVAALYLILTGVLSQVIAWMERRLAISD, via the coding sequence GTGAACCCGGATAATAAAACCTGGCGCGCCAAACTGCTGCTGGCGGTCATCCTCTTCGGGATGGCCGCCGGCCTTTATGGCGCCACTCTGAAAATCGACTACACCTGGCGCTGGAACCGGGTGCCGCAATATTTCGTTTACAATAACGAAGAGTTGCACAAGGCTCCCTTTGACGGTCGGGTCGGCAAAATCACCAGGCAGGGCGAAACCGCCGTCATCGAACTGATCGGCGATGCCGGAGAAAAGGACCGCGTCACTGTCGACGCCGATACCGTCGAGGTCAGCGAGGATGATCTGCTGTTCGAAGGCGACACTCTCGGCGCGACCCACCAGTGGCGGCTGGGACCGCTCACCCTCGGACTCTGGACCACCCTCTGGATCTCCTTCTTCGCCGGCATCATCGGCATGGTCCTCGGGCTGATTACCGGTCTCTGCCGCATTTCCCGCAACGCAACCCTGCGTGGACTGGCGGTTACCTACGTCGAACTGGTACGCGGCACTCCGTTGCTGGTGCAGATCTTCATCTTCTACTTTTTTGTCGGCACCGTCCTGAACCTCGACCGGATCGTCGCCGGCATCGCCGCCCTGGCCATCTTCGCCGGCGCCTATGTCGCCGAAATCATCCGCGCCGGTATCCAGTCAATCCCCAAGGGACAGACCGAGGCGGCCCGCTCGCTCGGCATGACCGCGACCCAGAACATGATCCACATCGTCCTGCCGCAGGCTTTCAAACGCACCCTGCCGCCGCTGGCCGGACAGTTTATCAGCCTGATCAAGGACTCCTCGCTGGTCTCGGTCATCGCCATCACTGACCTGACCAAGAGCGGTCGCGAGGTCATCACCTCCACCTTCGCCACCTTTGAAATCTGGTTCACGGTTGCGGCCCTCTACCTGATTCTCACAGGGGTCTTGTCCCAGGTGATCGCCTGGATGGAACGGAGGCTCGCGATCAGTGATTAA
- a CDS encoding transporter substrate-binding domain-containing protein: protein MKKLFAGILTLLFLALPLIASAGALDDIQKRGTLRVGLEPAYMPFEMTNKKGQIIGFDVDMAKRMAKAMGVKLELVSTAWDGIIPALMTKKFDIIMSGMTVTQQRNLSINFANPYIVVGQTILIRKELSGIIKSYKDLNNPKYKVISKLGTTGEQAVKRLIPKATYISFETEQEGVIDVVNGKADAFVYDLPFCVVANAQKGEGKLEFLDKPFTYEPLAWGVRKSDPDFLNWLNNFLNQVKNDGTYDKIYNKWIKGKKWMRELQ from the coding sequence ATGAAAAAACTGTTTGCCGGTATCCTGACACTGCTTTTTCTGGCCCTGCCGCTGATCGCCAGTGCCGGTGCTCTCGACGATATCCAGAAACGCGGCACTCTCAGGGTCGGTCTCGAACCGGCCTATATGCCCTTTGAAATGACCAACAAGAAAGGCCAGATCATCGGCTTCGATGTCGACATGGCCAAGCGCATGGCAAAAGCGATGGGCGTCAAGCTGGAGTTGGTCAGCACCGCCTGGGACGGCATCATCCCCGCCCTGATGACCAAGAAGTTCGATATCATCATGTCCGGCATGACCGTCACCCAACAGCGTAATCTGAGCATCAACTTCGCCAACCCCTACATCGTTGTCGGCCAGACCATCCTGATCCGCAAGGAACTCTCCGGCATCATCAAATCCTACAAGGATCTCAACAACCCGAAATACAAGGTCATTTCCAAACTGGGAACCACCGGCGAGCAGGCGGTCAAGCGCCTGATCCCCAAGGCGACCTACATCTCCTTTGAAACCGAGCAGGAAGGTGTTATTGATGTCGTCAACGGCAAGGCCGACGCCTTCGTCTACGACCTTCCCTTCTGCGTCGTCGCCAACGCCCAGAAAGGCGAAGGCAAACTTGAATTCCTCGACAAACCCTTCACCTACGAGCCGCTGGCCTGGGGCGTGCGCAAGAGCGACCCTGACTTCCTCAACTGGCTCAACAACTTCCTCAACCAGGTGAAAAACGACGGCACCTACGACAAGATCTACAACAAGTGGATCAAGGGCAAGAAATGGATGCGGGAACTGCAGTAA
- a CDS encoding DMT family transporter, whose translation MTPVVETNGPVSRPLAEFLLVTVTLFWGGTFPLVKMALDEIPVMAFLWIRFALAALLLAVFAGRGWKSLDRRGVGLGIALGVLLFLSYLFQTLGLERTSSSNTGFLTGLNVVWVPLLAGPLLRKAPAPGARVGVGMALVGLLLLTWQWPWRFNPGDALVFIASVFIALHILGLDAWTAGYDGRALACVQITTMAVLSLGGNLVFEPLLWPHHWSGLLLASLFICAVLATVYAFWIMTAFQRLTTPTRAALIYTLEPVWAALFSILLLGERLSVLNWVGGACIILGMVFAELAPLTGKSKPCSGSVG comes from the coding sequence ATGACTCCTGTGGTAGAAACAAACGGACCGGTTTCCCGGCCGCTGGCTGAATTCCTGCTGGTCACGGTCACCCTTTTCTGGGGGGGCACCTTTCCTCTGGTAAAGATGGCTCTGGACGAGATTCCGGTGATGGCCTTCCTCTGGATTCGGTTCGCCCTCGCCGCGCTTCTGCTGGCGGTTTTCGCCGGGCGCGGCTGGAAGAGTCTTGACCGGCGCGGTGTCGGATTGGGGATTGCCCTGGGCGTGTTGCTGTTTCTTTCCTACCTGTTTCAGACCCTCGGGCTGGAGCGGACCAGTTCCAGCAATACCGGATTCCTGACCGGATTGAACGTAGTCTGGGTACCGCTGCTGGCCGGTCCCCTGTTGCGCAAGGCCCCCGCGCCGGGAGCCCGGGTCGGCGTCGGCATGGCGCTGGTCGGGTTGCTGCTGCTGACCTGGCAGTGGCCCTGGCGTTTCAATCCCGGTGACGCCCTGGTCTTTATCGCCTCGGTTTTTATCGCTCTGCATATTCTCGGCCTCGATGCCTGGACGGCGGGGTATGATGGGCGGGCGCTGGCCTGTGTGCAGATTACGACCATGGCGGTTCTCAGCCTTGGCGGCAACCTGGTTTTCGAGCCGCTTCTCTGGCCGCATCACTGGAGTGGTCTGCTTCTTGCGTCATTATTTATCTGTGCCGTGCTGGCGACGGTCTACGCGTTCTGGATCATGACCGCTTTTCAGCGCCTGACGACGCCGACCCGTGCCGCCCTGATCTACACCCTCGAACCGGTCTGGGCGGCCCTCTTTTCGATCCTGTTGCTGGGGGAGCGTCTTTCGGTCCTGAACTGGGTCGGCGGCGCCTGCATTATCCTGGGGATGGTTTTTGCTGAACTTGCTCCGTTGACGGGGAAAAGCAAACCCTGTTCTGGAAGCGTCGGCTGA
- a CDS encoding branched-chain amino acid ABC transporter substrate-binding protein, which yields MRTLKVLATAALVAALAVPAFAADTIKIGVAGPHTGDLAPYGIPTKEAALMVAEQVNAAGGILGKKVEVLPMDDQCKPEIATNAATKLVSEGVSMVIGHVCSGATKAAMGIYKEAGVIAISPSATNPPLTQSGDYPNFFRTIASDDMQGKLAADFVTGKLGAKKIAIIHDKGDYGKGFADFAKKFIEEGGKAKVVMYEGITPGAMDYSAVIQKVRREGADAVIFGGYHPEASKLVSQLKKKHVKAAFLGPDGIKGDGFLEIAGKKAEGVYATGPMDVTKYADNQKARAAYQKKYGKEPGTFFDQGYAAMEAALNAIKVAGGTDYAKVEKALRSSYVETAVGKIKFDNKGDAVGVGFSVYQVQNGKFVEQ from the coding sequence ATGCGTACCCTGAAAGTTCTGGCCACGGCCGCCCTGGTGGCTGCCCTTGCAGTCCCGGCCTTTGCGGCCGACACCATCAAGATCGGCGTCGCCGGTCCCCACACCGGTGACCTCGCCCCCTACGGCATCCCGACCAAGGAAGCCGCGCTCATGGTTGCCGAGCAGGTCAATGCCGCCGGCGGCATTCTCGGCAAGAAGGTTGAAGTTCTGCCGATGGATGACCAGTGCAAGCCTGAGATTGCCACCAATGCGGCGACCAAGCTGGTTTCCGAAGGCGTGAGCATGGTGATCGGCCATGTCTGCTCCGGGGCCACCAAGGCCGCCATGGGCATCTACAAGGAGGCCGGCGTGATCGCCATTTCGCCGTCGGCCACCAATCCGCCGCTGACCCAGAGCGGTGACTACCCCAACTTCTTCCGCACCATTGCTTCGGATGATATGCAGGGCAAGCTGGCGGCCGATTTCGTGACCGGCAAGCTGGGCGCCAAGAAGATCGCCATCATTCATGACAAGGGTGACTACGGCAAGGGTTTTGCCGATTTTGCCAAGAAGTTCATCGAAGAGGGCGGCAAGGCCAAGGTGGTGATGTACGAAGGCATTACCCCGGGCGCCATGGACTACTCGGCGGTTATCCAGAAGGTTCGTCGCGAGGGGGCCGACGCGGTCATCTTCGGCGGCTACCATCCGGAAGCGTCCAAGCTGGTTTCCCAGCTTAAGAAGAAGCATGTCAAGGCCGCTTTCCTCGGCCCCGACGGCATCAAGGGTGATGGTTTCCTCGAGATCGCCGGCAAGAAGGCCGAGGGCGTCTACGCCACCGGTCCGATGGATGTCACCAAGTACGCTGACAACCAGAAGGCCCGTGCCGCCTACCAGAAGAAGTACGGCAAGGAGCCGGGGACCTTTTTCGACCAGGGCTATGCTGCCATGGAGGCTGCTCTGAACGCCATCAAGGTTGCCGGCGGGACCGATTACGCCAAAGTCGAGAAGGCGTTGCGCAGCAGCTATGTCGAGACGGCCGTCGGCAAGATCAAGTTTGACAACAAGGGGGATGCCGTCGGTGTCGGCTTCTCCGTTTACCAGGTCCAGAACGGCAAGTTTGTCGAGCAGTAG
- a CDS encoding branched-chain amino acid ABC transporter permease → MDYFLELVCSGLVRGSIYALIALGYTMVYGIIQLINFAHGEIYMIGAFVALIVSGVLTIYGFSGVSILVLAALIAAIYAAAYGYTLEKIAYRPLRTAPRLSPLISAIGASLFLQNYVLLAQTPDYLPFPELIPEFAFMDPIAQRTGLGSAELVILVTSAVTMIGLTVLIKYTRIGKAMRATQQDMTMARLVGVNVDRVISMTFVIGSVLAAIGGVLVGSSIGQINFYIGFMAGVKAFTAAVLGGIGNIPGAALGGLVLGLAESLAAGYVSSAYEDVFAFGVLVIILILRPEGLLGKAVKQKV, encoded by the coding sequence ATGGATTATTTTCTCGAACTGGTCTGCAGCGGCCTGGTCCGCGGCAGCATCTATGCTCTGATCGCCCTCGGCTATACCATGGTCTACGGCATCATCCAGCTGATCAACTTCGCCCATGGCGAAATCTACATGATCGGCGCTTTTGTTGCCCTGATCGTTTCCGGGGTGTTGACCATTTACGGCTTCTCCGGGGTCTCGATCCTGGTGCTGGCGGCTCTGATCGCCGCCATCTATGCCGCTGCCTACGGTTATACCCTGGAGAAGATCGCCTACCGGCCGCTGCGTACCGCGCCGCGCCTCTCGCCCCTGATCAGCGCCATCGGCGCCTCGCTGTTCCTGCAGAACTATGTGCTGCTGGCGCAGACGCCCGATTATCTACCGTTTCCGGAGCTGATCCCTGAATTCGCCTTCATGGACCCGATTGCCCAGCGCACCGGGCTGGGATCCGCCGAGCTGGTGATCCTGGTGACCAGCGCCGTGACCATGATCGGTCTGACGGTCCTTATCAAATACACCCGTATCGGCAAGGCGATGCGGGCCACCCAGCAGGACATGACCATGGCTCGGCTGGTCGGCGTCAATGTCGACCGGGTGATCTCGATGACCTTCGTCATCGGCTCGGTGCTGGCCGCCATCGGCGGGGTGCTGGTTGGTTCTTCTATCGGCCAGATCAATTTCTACATCGGCTTCATGGCCGGGGTTAAGGCCTTCACCGCCGCGGTGCTGGGCGGCATCGGCAATATCCCCGGGGCCGCCCTCGGCGGCCTGGTGCTGGGGCTGGCCGAGTCGCTGGCAGCCGGTTACGTGTCGAGCGCCTACGAGGATGTCTTCGCCTTCGGGGTGCTGGTTATCATTCTGATTCTGCGCCCGGAGGGCCTGCTTGGCAAGGCCGTCAAGCAGAAGGTCTGA